In a genomic window of Magnolia sinica isolate HGM2019 chromosome 16, MsV1, whole genome shotgun sequence:
- the LOC131229515 gene encoding wall-associated receptor kinase-like 1, with translation MALRQCYKSWFGSSLKPKWDDEVFLNNGAELLEELITSSEGKSSPIRIFSAKELEKATKNYADDLFFHEDSEYKMYKGTIDGRAIIVSKSKQSDLISSSRAYEVALLSRINHVNILKILGCCLEIKIPTLVYEFFSDETLSDRIHKAGSSCYISWENCLKIATGVAYGLTYLHIDMATPIIHRDIKSRKILLDEHCNVKIIGFDLSLPIPLGETEIECVVMGTFGYSDPCYIETGLVSEKSDVYSYGAVVFEILTGKKNREVRGSGSEFAEYTEEKLVGFAEASLLQEVKKDQLMAFAQLVRRCLSRSWEERPTMKEVVQELRRIKGL, from the exons ATGGCACTCAGACAAT GCTACAAAAGTTGGTTTGGTTCTAGCTTGAAACCAAAATGGGATGATGAGGTCTTCTTAAATAACGGAGCTGAGTTATTAGAAGAGTTAATTACTTCTTCCGAAGGTAAAAGTAGCCCAATCCGCATCTTTTCTGCGAAAGAGCTTGAGAAGGCAACTAAGAATTATGCAGATGACCTATTTTTTCATGAAGATTCAGAGTACAAAATGTATAAGGGAACCATCGATGGTCGAGCTATTATTGTTTCTAAGTCAAAACAGTCCGATTTAATTTCCTCCTCCAGAGCCTATGAAGTTGCACTACTATCCCGAATTAACCATGTGAACATATTGAAGATACTCGGATGTTGCCTCGAGATCAAAATTCCAACACTAGTGTATGAATTCTTCTCCGACGAGACTCTTTCCGACCGTATCCACAAAGCTGGAAGTTCATGCTATATTTCATGGGAAAATTGTTTAAAGATTGCTACAGGAGTGGCGTATGGACTTACCTATTTGCACATAGACATGGCGACACCAATCATTCATAGGGatataaaatcaagaaaaattttGTTGGACGAACATTGTAATGTCAAAATCATTGGTTTTGATTTGTCACTGCCTATACCCTTGGGTGAAACAGAGATAGAATGCGTTGTTATGGGGACCTTTGGGTATTCGGATCCATGTTATATTGAGACGGGGCTAGTATCAGAAAAAAGCGATGTTTATAGCTATGGGGCAGTTGTGTTTGAGATTTTAACAGGAAAGAAGAACAGAGAGGTTAGGGGGTCGGGTTCTGAGTTTGCTGAATACACAGAAGAGAAGCTTGTTGGCTTTGCTGAGGCAAGTCTTCTTCAAGAAGTGAAGAAAGATCAACTGATGGCATTTGCACAGCTTGTTAGGAGATGCCTTTCGAGAAGCTGGGAAGAGAGGCCTACAATGAAGGAAGTTGTTCAAGAACTCCGACGAATTAAAGGGTTATGA